A portion of the Babylonia areolata isolate BAREFJ2019XMU chromosome 16, ASM4173473v1, whole genome shotgun sequence genome contains these proteins:
- the LOC143290980 gene encoding uncharacterized protein LOC143290980: MMKGTAPPHLSSAEAQLTTIDMDFYINHTNHSTAYPDPVFLPCNNPRNVISPHVADIVDFVLFVGIFPVLVTCGVITNVINMAVFVRLGLADRINLCLFCLAVSDTGFMLFLMCGKSYALISLLDPEAGNFWQNRHRGATMGSALGFQAISNVITALIAVERCHCVLSPLKAGQIFKTKTMGVVIVMVAVYILTVLNTALGIKYQTVHVTDPLTNTSTFISHLSPTYLRHRTLIDIVYNFMLLAILPFLCLLTVTVCTTAIIVRLKVSATWRRETASNVTSVEKQDVSVTRMLVTVCCVFVTCMTPTVTRQLLAFGRTPGFLTTGHLCNLFKVSAASLHLLELINTSCNFLIYIKQSSGYRSALQMMCSCLTKNPRKKTGCRS; this comes from the exons ATGATGAAGGGCACAGCACCCCCACACCTCAGCAGTGCAGAAGCTCAACTCACCACCATTGATATGGACTTCTACATCAACCACACCAACCACTCCACCGCCTATCCTGACCCAGTGTTCTTACCTTGCAACAATCCTCGGAATGTCATCAGCCCTCATGTCGCGGACATTGTGGACTTTGTGTTGTTTGTCGGGATATTTCCGGTCCTCGTGACTTGTGGCGTCATCActaacgtcatcaacatggctgTCTTTGTTCGGCTTGGATTGGCGGATCGAATCAATCTGTGTTTGTTCTG TCTGGCAGTGTCAGACACAGGCTTCATGCTGTTCCTGATGTGTGGCAAGTCCTACGCTCTCATCAGTCTGCTGGACCCCGAGGCGGGCAACTTCTGGCAGAACCGACACCGTGGTGCTACGATGGGCAGTGCCCTTGGTTTCCAGGCCATCTCCAACGTCATCACGGCGCTGATCGCTGTGgagaggtgtcactgtgtgctgAGCCCTTTGAAGGCTGGTCAGATCTTCAAGACAAA GACCATGGGGGTGGTGATTGTCATGGTGGCTGTCTACATCCTGACCGTGCTCAACACTGCCCTGGGCATCAAGTACCAGACAGTGCACGTCACCGACCccctcaccaacacctccaccttcatctcccacctctcccccacctacCTCCGCCACAGAACCCTCATCGACATTGTTTATAACTTCATGCTGCTTGCCATCCTCCCTTTTCTCTGcctcctcactgtcaccgtcTGCACTACCGCCATCATCGTTCGGCTCAAAGTCTCCGCCACTTGGCGGCGGGAGACTGCGTCAAACGTGACGTCAGTGGAGAAACAGGACGTGTCAGTGACGCGGATGCTGGTGACGGTGTGCTGTGTTTTCGTCACGTGTATGACGCCAACTGTGACGCGGCAGCTACTTGCCTTCGGTCGTACACCGGGCTTTTTAACCACTGGCCACCTGTGCAATTTATTCAAAGTTTCTGCTGCGTCACTTCACCTGCTGGAACTTATAAACACTTCCTGCAATTTCCTCATCTACATCAAGCAGAGTTCTGGCTATCGGTCGGCTCTCCAGATGATGTGTTCCTGTCTTACCAAGAACCCCAGGAAAAAGACAGGCTGCAGGTCCTAG